ATTTCTCATAGATTATTCAAATTTCTAGTTTGCATATGCTATCAAATTGCAAAACTATAAGATTTCAAAAAAACACCCCTTTAATTTATACCCTTAACAACTATACCATAAGAAAATAAAGTGCAGCTAGCTCATAGCATATTTCTGTGTCCAGGATCGAGCAGTAGTCTCATACTTGGCTTTATCAGTCTTATAGACATGAGCAATCTCAGGCACCAAAGGATCATCAGGGTTTGGATCTGTCAGCAGTGAACATATCGACAATAACACCTGCAAATATACATTAAAACATTACCAATATATAGCTAAGTGATAGAGTTCCTGCCTTGTTAAATTTTCCAAACTGATGTCACAGGATTCAAAACAGTCACCAATCAAAGTCGAATTGATTCAATAAAGACATATAATATGATGTTAAAGAGGGCTAAACAAGCAAAATGAGTACCTTTGAAACTGTAAGTGCAGGACTCCATTGTTCCTTGAGAATGTCAAGGCAGATACTGCCATTACTATTGATGTTCGGGTGATAAACTTTTGTCTTGAATGAAacctgccaaaaaaaaaaaaaaacagattcATCCTTTATTTTTGTTGGAAAACAAGAGTTCATGTCCAAACAAGCAATTTTAGAGAAACTAGAGATTGCTACTGAAAtttagaaaatgaattaaatttgttacCTTGGGAGGCTTGAATGGATAATCAGGAGGGAAGTGTATGGATACCAAGAAAATACCACCAGCATAAGGGCTGTCTGCTGGACCCATAATAGTTGCTTGCCAATGAAATATGTCATCTCCAGCAGGACCTGTAACAAATAAGCCAAGCTTAACATAACTTAATTCAAGACCCCCATAGCCCTTGTTTCTATTTGCCAGGACAGAGTAAAAACAAAACCTGCACTGCAGGAGACTGGAGGGTCCTTCTGCAAGTCCTTCAATTCCTTGTTAATTCGTTTTGAAGCCATCCCAAATCCTCTAAAACTTCAGAAAAAATAAACTTCTGAAAAGAGATTCATTACACAAAATTAATATGATAGTATAATTCAAACCCTTTCTAATCACTCTTAATACCCAATCCCCATGATGAATTGATTGGAAAAAGTTTATTCAAATTTGGGAATAAGGTTTCTAATTAATCAATCATAATTAAACTGTGAAATGACATTGAAAACATTGAAcacaattttcttttttgaaaatCTTCATGTCTTCTctataaaaacaaaaataatcTCAAGAATTACACTATATTACATTTCCAAAACATGCATACATATCAGCTAGAACAAACCCTAATTCAGTCACCATGATCAAAGATACCTATCTCATAAACCCAAAAAAAGGGTTTAACAAAAAGGGGagaaattaaaaatacaaaaatCCCTTCAAGATCGATGATCAACCAAATAATTGATTACATATATACCCAAAAACCTCTGACCCAAACCAAATACAGAGACCTAATCAGCCACCAGTAGATCAATCACAGCATATCCAATAACCCTCAAAAtctcaaggaaaaaaaaaaaaaaagaataggcACTATAATAAGAAAAGGAGATCTTGAAGAGATGAAAATATCTGAcctggttagggtttgatagatGAAGAGAGGAAGAGATTGCGTTATACGATGATTCAAAATGTCAATCCAAGTGGAGTCCTTATATTGACTTCATTTCCatgcacctttttttttttttttagaaaattctacatgcataatttttatttgcatatttttcttgttatattaaattataaatatgtaaaatttatatgtgaaaataaattttattatattttatataataattaattaaatgtttatgttattcataaatttaataaaaattattttttttatatttaatttaaattttaatattttatttttattaaaattattttcaatatttttttaaaatttatcattaaaatttataacatataattataatactcttatttaatatttacatatttaatttaattttttaaatttaatataattaattaaaaaatttaaaatattaatataataatataaactaACAAGATAAATTCTCTTTAAAAGTGTCacgtaataatttttaataaaatttagcctattttataatataaatatataaattcttatgaattgaatttaaaaaaaaaatattatccaAAAGCAAAATATATTTCATTTACAGAGCTAAATTCGAATGTCTACTCTTATAAGTGTTTTTTAaaaagattaaaattttatattaaaattttatgatataagagagtattgttaaaattttaatatatgaaattTTGTATTAGGAatcattattttataaaattaatataataaaatatattatctttatttaaaaaataaaaatatttatgattTTGTACACGTAGCCTAAATTTGTTTTCCAAATATTTGTCATGTAGAATCTATTgctcaaaatttaattcattttccgaatattaattatgaattgatttgaaagaaaattaatgaaaataaaatcattgaaaaaaattttaaattgtttttatttaaatttaaaaactttatacttataaaataattttaatattattaattaaaattaattaatatattattattattaaaataattgaaaACATGTTTAATGTTGGTTAAAATAATCATTTATGGTGATAATTCactttttatttgttttgtttataatatattatgagacattattaatttatttaagaaatgattatttataaaaatatgatttaatttatttaaattaaccttaaaattttcattaacattttcaaataatcaaattttaatcaaGTATTAAATCTAAATTGAAATCAACGAAAAAAATGCTATTTTGATATTGATAAatgagttttttttatttttttaattatctgtgatttttgtaattaatgttttaaatgaaattttaatttaattagagcATAAACTAAATTTTATAAATGTTTCACTATAgttttcaaataaataaataaatgtttcactataaataattttattaataaaatttttagtttaaattaataataatttataataaattcatAAATTGGGTTAAACTGGATTGTTAGGTTGCTgtgaagtttgttaatggagaagCTGAGATTGTTGGGTGTGCTCACCAATTGTCATCGGTTTCTTCAACGTCCCTGAGTTGTTATTATAAATCATTGTTGCAGGGAAGCTAATATGGTAGCTGATAAGCTGGCTGTTTCTTCGAACACGGGTATGCGGTTACTTGCTGCTCCTCCTCGCAATGTTCTTGAGCTTCATCATATGGATATGCAGGGATCTCTTGGCCTAAGGTTGGTGTTTATGTCTTTTGGGTCTTCCTCCTTCCTCTgaatcaacaaaaaaaaaaaaaaattcagcagccTGAGTTCCTGATGCACCGACTGTATGTTATAGTGAATAATTTCTTCACTTTGATATAGCTTTATAGATTTCCCTGTTCTTTTCTGcaacaattatttatttttatcgcaAAAATGCGTTGCAAAACTAGGAAGAAGCACAAAGGGGACACGCCTATTTCACCGTCAAATTCTGAAGACGATGACTTGGAAACCTCGGAAGCGAAACGGCGGCGGCGGCGGAAAGACCGGCGAAGTAGCTATGGGAGCtcggtgagagagagagagagagagagaggagagaggagaagttaagaaagaggaaagaaagaaagagaagggAATCAAGGAAGAATAAGGATTAGGACTCAAAAGTTGATTTTGGATCTGGCTCGGACTCTGGTTCTGGGTTTGACACAGAGGAGCCCGCAGAGACAGCGAGTCACGCCAGAAGATGTAGTGAATGAGATCTTGATGGAGTTTCCCGATGTTGGAGGTGACCTGAAGCAGGTAATTGTGATTTTGTCTTCCGGGTATCAAAGCAATGAGGTTACTTTACATATGAAAttaatttccttccctttttattGTATATCATAGCTTATCCAAATGATCGGCGTGGCCAAGCTGTTGACGTATATGTGGTATCTCTGAGAGTTCTTTAATCAAGCATCTGTAGAAGCTTTTAAATAATTTCGTTGAACCCCAAAAAAATGGAGAAGAGTTTTTTTGCTGCCTTCAAATGATCGTCCTATTCTGGAGCTTGTTGGACCCCTCATTCAGACCCATATAAAATCTAGAGAGCAACAGCTTGATGATTTGCAGAATGTAAACAACTTTCAGATGACAACAACTTGGCAATGCCATCACCATGAGATGATGCTTTTGCTCCAAGAAGAAGgtgatgagatttttttttcctgCTCTATTGGTTCACTAGTTTTTACATCTACATTTCATTTGGTAAACTGCTGAAATATGATATGTCCATGTTATTTGATAAATAACGAACTAGTATGGAATTTGACAGTTTGTCATTTGCTTGCTTGCTTGCTTGGATTTTTCTGTGAGAACTTTTTTCCTTTAAACCTCTGGTTGGCATCCTTGTCTATTTATGACTGTTGAAAATTACCATCCAATTCTATTGGAATAGATCCCTTTAGGGTCTGTGTGGTATTTATGTTAGAGCTGCAGCTGATAAAAAAAACCtccttaaatatgttaattaggaGGTATTGTTAAAGTTAAATTTGACATGTTTCATTCACAAGAACTTCAAAacaactaaataatttttttcaaaccaTTGTTTTTTTTCAACATCTAAAATAGTACTTTTTCAAAAAGAGTTTTTTGATCTCCCAAACTCAACCCCAAACGGGTCCTTAGTCTGGTTTACTGAATGGACGCTTTGTTGTTGCAGGTACCATGACTAAGAAGCCTTTAAGCTATTAAGCTGTCAATTGACATCTAATGATCTAAGAAACTTGCATTTGCCGCCAATCTAAATTTTGGGATTCTATATGCTAAAGGGAATATGTATTTCTAGAATAATTTTCGTATCCTTTGTAAGATGAGTTGTTGGATTTTTTGGGATGGGTGGGATATATAGATTTACTGGTTTTCATTTGTCTGATTTTGATCAactaaattgatgaattatgtgcACTCTACTCTTCGTGAGCTTAGTGGAACCTTCATAGGCTGGAGTTTACAAGATATGATGCCATATTTTGGAGACTTTTATGGTGATTAATCTTGAGATTTAACATCAAATTGATAAACATTTAATGCCAATGAAAATTTGATATTTGAGTATTTAGGCTGGATTTGTGATACTCAAGCCTTTGTCAAGGCatatattatgtatttttgttGTATCCCTCATATGAGATCTGGATTTTGAATGTAATAAGTATTACTTAATCTTATAATTGATTAAATTGTTAAACCATTATATGTGGAATCGCTGACTCTTTAATTATGATATATCTTTTGTATACCCAAAAAAAAAAGGGACCGTATATTGGTCTACTTACATTCGGTTGGAGGATGATTGGCTCTGAAATGCCAATGAAATCAGGAATTGTAAAGAAATTAAGTTTTTCCCTTGATAAttgagaaaattgagagaaaatgaTAGAAAGAAAGCGTAGAAAGTTGAAGGAACAAAGCCTATATGTTGCCTCTTCCCAAAACAAACACTCAATCTGCTGcctctgcaaaaaaaaaaaaaaaaagatcctcCAGCAGATGCCTCACATGATAACAGTGCAAAAAGAGCCAAAAGATGTCTTTGCCCTAAAGAAATACTCAAGTTGTTGCCTctgcccaaaaaaaaaaacctcCAGATGCTGCCTCATGTGATAACAATGCAAAAAAGAGCCAAAAGATGCTGCCTCTCATGAATAATGGCCGTTACTATTAACAGCTGTAATGGCCGTGACACTCCATTTTCTAAAATTTCATTATTTAAAGGCCTTAACAGTAGTTGTAGGCTACTTTTCCTGTAAATAACAGCCGTTTTAAAACCATGATCTAGTTGGTACTTATCATTTGCATGTAGTCGCTTTTATGGATCCTACACTGTCTTGTATGTTCTTGGCATTTGATTTTGCTATTTCTTCACATTCTTGTCTGTTTGCAGTGAAAATTGCAGGATGCaaaaattaaactcaaaaaggAACAGGAACAATTTAAGGTTTGTGCTTCTAACAAAGTATTGGTCACCTTGTGGCTTCTTAAATTTAGTTAAAGGCCAATGTATTATTTAAATGATTTCTGCTTCTGCAGGTTGAGTTGAAAGCTATGCGTGACACTGCACATTGGAGAAGACACAAGGTACTTATGTAGGTAGTTTTCTATTTTAAAATGTCCTGCCCCTCTCCTTGTGCAAGGGCTGGGGAGGTAGGTTAGATTTGATGTTGTAGTTGAACTGGGTTCACTTTTTTCTTTCCAAGAAAAATATTATAATCCAATTTATTTGCGGAACTGGACCATAGCAATAGGCCAGAGATAACAATATATATAATTGTCATTTTGAGTAAATATTAGTGCACATAAATAGTTGAGATTGAATTCTTATTGAGAAAATTATGCAAAGTATTTACTAATCAACAATATTTGTGAGCCCATGTTTGTTTTGGAGGGCCAGCACATACTAATCTTGTCTTGGTCCAATATTGCTGGCTGTGTTGTGGAGAAGGCAGTCATTAAACTCTTAAGGTGGTCCATGATGTGCACATGATTAACTCGATGATGCAATACATTCTTTGTTGAAAACTGAAATGAAATTTCTATGTCTTGGTCATGTGCCTACGTCATGTCAAACAGTAGCTGTGCTATTTTGGACGTTTTCTTTGATTCAATGTTGCAGCATGATAATTTTAGCACTAATAGTTCTTATTGGTCAGACATTATGAAAAGCTATTTCAGATACGCATTAGGCATATATGAATAGCCAATTTATATAGACATTGCAAACCGTCAACAAAATGCATTTGTATAGCCAGCTTCAGGTCCTTGAGTGGTAGCGTCTGCAGATACTTTTTATTTCAAAATGATTTTCAGAACCCTCCCTCTTCCCCAGTGCAGGCCTGAGACCAACGTATATATGTGTGTTTGATTAGTGTCAATCCTTCATAATATGTTAAAGCACTTCCCAtctaaacattaaaaaaaaacttttggtCTGGCGGGGAGGTTGATGATGAGCTCCTGGCAGAAATTGAAGTTATAGCCCCAAAAAGAGATGAATGGATGACAACAGGGCCTCTTAAAAGGAAAGTAAGGCTTTCCCATGCTACCTTTTCTTGCTTCTCTTGCACATGTTGTACTTTCACTTGGGAACTATGATCTTGCACTAAGTGAAGGTTTTTAGATACTGTGATTCTCTTACAACATAAATCCTAACTTGTTTTTATTATTCTCAGCCAGGCATGACCATGCAATCTTCAGGATTCAGCAATAGCACTAGAGAAGGACATGGTGACACTAGTGTTTGGACACAGCCCAAAAAGCAAAGATGAAGTAAGATCTCTTGTCATGTTCAAAATGCTATGAGCCTTAAATTGTTGCTTGGTtctgtttatttatttatgattaaAAATGATGTGCTAATGCATCTCATGTCATAGTTACTTGGAAGCATATAATGAGGCTGCAGCACTTGCAccaagtgaagaaaagaaaaggcagTTTTAAAACTGATTCACAGTACAGCAAAACGATCAAAATCTTCAGCACAAAAGCACCAAGAAGAGGCTGCAAGTCGTTCAAAGAAAAAATCCAAGAAACTGGAGAAATAGTGCTTAGAAATAGTtgcataattttatatataatataaaatatgaaagttaattataatattatttgatgattataaaaaaaaattatatatattagttTTTAGCTTAACACtattaaaaatgacttaaaactcAATTGAACTCgggaagtttaatttaatttatttttaattttttatttaatgagttaagaagttttaatttaaattcaattttgatcaaaaatggaaaaattaaaaattaaaatttttgatttttgagtttaagttaaaaaattatgaaatttagtctcaaaattaaaaaattgaattttttttatttaaattaaaaattttaatatataaattttaattttagaattaaattgagtttaaattgaaatttaaattaatttaataaaaaaaaatgggtTAAGTTGCTTTTTTCAATAAATATGTTATATATGAATTAAATTGAACATTCTAACTATTAAAAATAAACAATACTTTATACAAATTGATTCATTGcagtcattttattattattattattattattattattattattattattacaggcCAATGTAGTCTAGCTTTTAAACAAAGAAATGGAAGGAAACttataaactaataaaaagaaacaaaaataaatTGCTGAAAACCCACTTTTTCCTCTCTATATATATTTCTCTTTCTGTCTCTCTAGCTACTGCAAGTTTCATGTGCAGCCATAAAAGATGAATATAGTCCAAAGTAAATTAAATATACGTTacttggggaaaaaaaaaaaaaagaaaaattaaaataatacaaGAACAAGAAGGGACACAAGGAATAAAGGGAGACAACATTGGTTGTGGGAGAACACAAGTCATTATTCATATCAGCCTAGGTTAAGCTTACAGCCTTATTTCTCTAGAAGGTTTTTTCTTTAATATAAGTCTTTTTCAAGGTTACTTCAAACTCCTCCTCGCCTGTCCTCCCCTC
This is a stretch of genomic DNA from Hevea brasiliensis isolate MT/VB/25A 57/8 chromosome 12, ASM3005281v1, whole genome shotgun sequence. It encodes these proteins:
- the LOC110646396 gene encoding ubiquitin-conjugating enzyme E2 30, which produces MASKRINKELKDLQKDPPVSCSAGPAGDDIFHWQATIMGPADSPYAGGIFLVSIHFPPDYPFKPPKVSFKTKVYHPNINSNGSICLDILKEQWSPALTVSKVLLSICSLLTDPNPDDPLVPEIAHVYKTDKAKYETTARSWTQKYAMS